The DNA segment GCGACGACCCACCCGAGCGCACTGCTGCCTGAGCCGCGGGGCGGAGGGGTGCCGTGGTCCTGGCAGGTGATTACCAGGGACCGCCGGTACCGCTTACCTCGCCCGGCGCGTACGGTGTCGTCGTACACACCCGCGACGAGGAGGTCCTGTGGTCCACACGCCCGCCCCCGGACGGAGCGTCGTCTTCGCCGACGGCGTCCGCACCCCGTTCGGCAAGGCCCGCCCCGACGGCATCCACGCCCAGACGCGCGCGGACGACCTCGTCGTCGCCTGCCTGCGCGAACTGCTGCGCCGCAACCCGTCCCTGCCGCCCGAGCGGATCGAGGAGGTCGCCGTCGCGGCAGCCACCCAGTCCGGCGACCAGGGCCTCGTGCTCGGCCGCAGCGCCGCCCTGCTCGCGGGCCTGCCGGTCACGACGCCCGGGTACGCCATCGACCGCTGGTGCGCCGGCGCCATGACGGCCGTGACGACGAGCGCGGCCTCCATCGCCGTCGGCGCCCTCGACGTGGCGCTGGCCGGCGGCGTCGAGCACATGGGCCACCACCCGCTGGGCGCGGGCATGGACCCGAACCCGCGCTTCCTGACCGAGCGCATCGTCTCCCCCGACGCCCTCGACATGGGCAAGACGGCCGAGGCGCTGCACGACCGGTTCCCGCAGCTGACGAAGGAACGCGCCGACGCCTTCGCCGTCGCGAGCCAGGAGAAGTTCGCCAAGGCCGTCGCGAACGGGCAGGTCGAGGCCGACCTCGTCCCCGTCGCCTCCGCGAGCGCCGAGCTGGGCTGGGGCCTGGCCACCGCCGACGAGCTGGCCCGGCCGGGGACGACGGTCGAGGGGCTGGCCAACCTGCGCACGCCGTTCCGCCCGCA comes from the Kineococcus endophyticus genome and includes:
- a CDS encoding thiolase family protein; translated protein: MVHTPAPGRSVVFADGVRTPFGKARPDGIHAQTRADDLVVACLRELLRRNPSLPPERIEEVAVAAATQSGDQGLVLGRSAALLAGLPVTTPGYAIDRWCAGAMTAVTTSAASIAVGALDVALAGGVEHMGHHPLGAGMDPNPRFLTERIVSPDALDMGKTAEALHDRFPQLTKERADAFAVASQEKFAKAVANGQVEADLVPVASASAELGWGLATADELARPGTTVEGLANLRTPFRPHGRVTAGNASPLTDGATACVLAAEDVATELGLTPKMRLVGFGFAGVEPEVMGLGPVPSTEKVLQRTGLSIDDIGLFELNEAFAVQVLSFLDHFGIADDDPRVNLYGGAIAIGHPLAASGVRLMTQLARQFSEHPEVRYGLTAMCVGLGQGGSVVWENPAWEGFAHEGTAA